Proteins encoded in a region of the Stieleria neptunia genome:
- a CDS encoding ATP-binding protein: MNFLRLNAKTRISLGLVCMLLSVLSGAMMLGLVPERESAIREGRGNLCETIALTSSEYISYGETRRLDQLLEAVVERNDDVISAGVRRANGDLVSVFGDHEAVWPADESNRSTDTHVRVPIRSGKDRWGAVELCFRSLHDDSWMATLTDPWMLLTGFVCLASFLLFQLYLKKMLAHLDPSKTVPKRVRTALDNLAEGLLVLDRQGRVVLANQSFADWVGSEADKLLGKKADELPWNLDHLEGSPWHEAVTSETVVSGGMIELVQPGQPSRTLIANASPVQGSEGKCRGVLVSFDDVTQLEETKRDLTVAKRAADDANRAKSEFLARMSHEIRTPMNAILGYTDVLRRGFDTSVTDRQEYLDTIHGSGEHLLALINDILDLSKVESGQMELELGPCSPYKLIKEVVSLLRSKADEKGISLKFRNEGLLPKRMQGDSVRLRQAIMNLAGNAIKFTDEGGVEIVARIDQDATKQRSDKNLVLAIDVTDTGIGISPEAQAKVFEPFAQADTSITRRFGGTGLGLAISKQLAEAMGGDISLQSTPGEGTTFTIRITIGSADELELVDPADQAEADEESTSGKAKVRQLPPCKILVADDGSPNRKLLQLVLGQAGAEVVAVENGQLAIEATNEQSFDIILMDMQMPVMDGYTATRQLRSCGYSKPIYALTANAMQGDQEKCFDAGCSGFLSKPIKIDHLIETLAEELGEKLGEEPTAETTLAGESQPAASAERDVTAPPTEVSAEPAEAPAEEEGKITCSYPLDDPDFLEIAEDFVDALRSRLPRLDQLLDDRDVESLAAEAHWLKGVSGSAGFEPFVDPAYALERHAKAGDAEACRQSLRRLHHLASRIDLPGDVADSPLQAVEPSREMPRQEIPPQEMPGDTFAAINATSESPDLPGQPIHSSLPMDDPEYREIVVEFLQRLDGKLSDMDDAIDQQQWGELASLAHWLRGSSGSLGIPQFSTPTLAMERFAESADPQATRLIMQDIHSIAERIVVPVA; this comes from the coding sequence ATGAATTTCTTGAGACTGAACGCCAAAACGCGGATCTCGCTCGGGTTGGTTTGCATGCTGTTGTCGGTCCTGTCCGGAGCGATGATGCTGGGGCTGGTGCCGGAACGAGAATCGGCGATTCGTGAAGGACGCGGCAATCTTTGCGAAACCATCGCGCTGACCAGTTCGGAATACATCTCGTACGGCGAGACCCGTCGCTTGGATCAGTTGCTCGAGGCGGTGGTCGAGCGAAACGACGATGTCATTTCCGCGGGCGTTCGCCGGGCCAACGGTGACCTGGTTTCGGTGTTCGGTGATCACGAAGCGGTCTGGCCGGCCGATGAATCGAATCGGTCGACCGACACGCACGTGCGGGTTCCGATTCGCAGCGGTAAAGATCGCTGGGGAGCGGTGGAGTTGTGTTTCCGCTCGTTGCATGATGACAGCTGGATGGCGACGCTTACCGACCCGTGGATGTTGCTGACCGGATTCGTCTGTCTGGCAAGCTTTCTGCTGTTTCAGCTCTATCTGAAAAAGATGCTGGCCCACTTGGACCCCTCCAAAACGGTCCCGAAACGCGTCCGCACCGCACTCGATAATCTCGCCGAAGGTCTGCTCGTCCTGGATCGACAGGGACGCGTCGTCTTGGCCAACCAGTCCTTCGCCGATTGGGTCGGCAGCGAGGCCGACAAGCTGTTGGGCAAAAAGGCGGATGAGTTGCCCTGGAACCTGGATCACCTGGAAGGCTCCCCGTGGCACGAAGCGGTGACCTCCGAAACGGTCGTTTCGGGGGGCATGATCGAACTGGTGCAACCCGGACAACCGTCTCGGACGCTGATCGCAAACGCCTCGCCCGTCCAGGGCAGCGAAGGCAAGTGTCGCGGCGTGCTGGTCAGTTTCGATGACGTGACCCAATTGGAAGAAACCAAACGCGATCTGACCGTCGCCAAACGTGCCGCCGACGATGCCAACCGCGCCAAAAGCGAATTCTTGGCACGCATGAGTCACGAAATTCGTACACCGATGAATGCCATCCTGGGCTATACCGACGTGCTGCGACGCGGGTTTGACACGTCCGTGACCGATCGCCAGGAATACCTGGACACGATTCATGGCAGTGGCGAACACTTGCTCGCCTTGATCAACGACATTTTGGATTTGTCCAAGGTCGAATCCGGGCAGATGGAATTGGAACTCGGTCCCTGCTCGCCCTACAAATTGATCAAGGAAGTCGTGTCCTTGCTCCGCAGCAAGGCCGACGAGAAAGGCATCTCGCTGAAATTTCGCAATGAAGGTCTGTTGCCCAAGAGGATGCAGGGCGATTCGGTTCGCCTTCGCCAGGCGATCATGAACCTGGCCGGCAACGCGATCAAGTTCACCGACGAAGGTGGCGTCGAGATCGTCGCGCGAATCGATCAGGACGCGACCAAACAACGAAGCGACAAAAACCTGGTCTTGGCGATCGATGTCACCGACACCGGGATCGGGATTTCACCCGAAGCCCAGGCCAAGGTGTTCGAGCCGTTTGCCCAAGCCGATACTTCGATCACCCGACGATTCGGCGGTACCGGGCTCGGGCTGGCGATCAGCAAACAACTCGCCGAGGCGATGGGCGGCGACATTTCACTCCAGAGCACACCGGGCGAGGGCACCACCTTTACGATTCGGATCACGATCGGAAGCGCTGACGAACTGGAACTCGTCGATCCGGCCGACCAAGCCGAGGCGGACGAGGAATCGACGTCCGGCAAAGCCAAGGTGCGGCAGTTGCCGCCGTGCAAGATCCTGGTCGCCGACGACGGTTCGCCCAACCGGAAACTGCTGCAACTGGTGCTCGGCCAAGCCGGCGCCGAAGTCGTGGCCGTGGAAAACGGCCAGCTGGCCATCGAGGCGACGAACGAACAATCATTCGACATCATCCTGATGGACATGCAGATGCCGGTGATGGATGGTTACACGGCGACACGCCAGTTGCGGTCCTGCGGATACAGCAAACCGATTTACGCCTTGACCGCCAACGCGATGCAAGGCGACCAAGAAAAGTGTTTCGACGCGGGCTGCAGCGGGTTCCTGTCCAAGCCGATCAAAATCGATCACTTGATCGAAACCCTGGCTGAGGAACTCGGCGAGAAACTCGGAGAGGAACCGACAGCGGAAACCACCCTGGCCGGCGAGTCCCAGCCGGCGGCGTCAGCGGAGCGCGACGTGACCGCCCCGCCGACGGAGGTTTCCGCCGAGCCTGCCGAAGCACCCGCCGAAGAGGAAGGGAAGATCACGTGCAGTTATCCGCTGGATGATCCCGATTTCCTGGAGATTGCCGAAGACTTTGTCGACGCGTTGCGTTCGCGGTTGCCTCGGCTCGATCAACTGCTCGACGATCGTGACGTTGAATCCCTCGCCGCCGAAGCACATTGGCTCAAGGGCGTCAGCGGAAGTGCGGGCTTTGAACCATTCGTCGATCCTGCGTACGCCCTCGAACGACACGCCAAGGCCGGTGATGCCGAAGCCTGTCGGCAGTCGCTGAGACGACTGCACCATCTCGCCTCACGCATCGATCTGCCCGGTGACGTCGCCGACTCCCCGCTCCAGGCGGTCGAGCCGAGTCGTGAGATGCCCCGGCAAGAGATTCCCCCGCAAGAGATGCCCGGGGACACGTTCGCGGCGATCAATGCCACGAGCGAATCACCCGATCTGCCCGGGCAGCCGATCCACTCCTCGCTGCCGATGGATGACCCGGAGTACCGCGAGATCGTGGTCGAATTCCTGCAGCGATTGGACGGAAAGTTGTCGGACATGGATGACGCCATCGATCAGCAGCAATGGGGCGAACTGGCGTCGCTGGCACATTGGCTGCGCGGATCGAGCGGTTCCCTGGGGATCCCGCAGTTCAGTACACCGACGTTAGCGATGGAGCGATTCGCCGAATCAGCGGACCCGCAGGCGACCCGCTTGATCATGCAGGACATCCACTCGATTGCCGAGCGAATTGTGGTTCCGGTTGCTTGA